Below is a window of Paludisphaera borealis DNA.
TGGGTGCGGATCGACATCATGGTCGTCAAGCCTCATGGGGTACGGCTTGCGGGACGTACTTTCCCCTCGTCCCCGGGCAGGCAAGCCGCCGCCAGGAGTGGGATGGTTCGCGATTTCTCCCGAGCAACAGGCGGCCTCGGGACTTTCGGAATTGCCCGAGCGGTCGACGGCTCGTCGCCGGCGATCACCCTTTCGCAGAGCAATGCGAAAAGACCGCCCGGCGCGCCTCACTCGCCTCGAATTATTTTCGTGACGCATTGGATGAGGTGGATGAATCTCGGGAAGGCATGCGCCGTGATTGGACGGTCAAGGGCGTGGGCGGGCGTCGCGGGTCGCGATTGCGCCCCGCATACTCAGCCGATCAAGGTCGGCGAACCGGTCACTTCGGGGCAGCGACGGCCTCGGGCGGGGTCGCGGCGTCCAAACCCATCAGGGCAGCCGCCTCGGCTCGAACCCGACGCTGCATCGACGGTATGGGGTAGACATTCGGATTCCGAGTCCAGCGCTGCTCGTAACCCACGAGCCATGTGCTGGAACGATCGAACACTTCGCGGGCCTTGGCCTTGTCGCCCAAACGCCAGTAGGCCATCGCCAGGAAGAAGTCCGTCGCCTTCTCCCCGTCCTTCTTGAATGACTCGACACAGCCCTTCCAGTCTCCCGTGCGGTACAGGGCCCATCCCAGCGATTGTCGAGCCATTCCGGACTCCGGCGCAAGCTCGACGGCCCTGCGGGCCAGCGTCTGGGCGAGCGCCGGGTCGTCGGAATGCTCCTCGGACGACGCCGAGTGCAGGTCCGCCATCAGGAAGTGAACCGTTGCCGCTGCTTCGCGGTATTGAGCGAAGGCGGGATAGTCCTCGACGAGCTTCTCGGCCTCGGGCAAGAAGCGCTGGATGGCCTCCTCCGCTTCCCGACGCCTGTCAAGGCCCATCAGCAGCATCGTCTGGTTGGTGCGGCAGAGGATGAGTTTGTGCCGGGTTGCGTGGCGTTCAGGATGCCCTGCAACCACCTTCTCATAGGTGTTTATTGCCTGACGATATGTATCGAGCGCGTCCTGATGACGGCGAGTTCCGGAGTAGACGGCGGCCAACGACATGAGCTGACTGCCAATGAAAGCCTGGCCCCCGGGAGAGACGTCGGGAACGCGTTCGCGTTGCTGGATTTCCAGGACTTTCTTGAAACCCGCCTCCGCTTCCGTGAACCGACCGGCCTCTCGCCACACGCCGGCGAGGTTGCTCAGGGCGAACGAGCGATTATTCTGATATGAGGCGGCCGAGCCGGGGTCTTCCTTCGTCAGCCGCTCGAAGTGGTCGCAACTGCGTTGGAGCACTTGCTCCGCTTCTCGGTTCCGGCCCAATTCCGCGAGCGTGATTCCCTGGTTAATCAACGCCATCCCCAACCGGTTGCGGTCCACGGTGGAAGTGGGATCGTTCTGGAGGATCCGCTCGATGCTTTCGATCGCGTTATTGTGCTCCTGCTCGGCTTCGCGCCTCTTGCCCAGATAAGAAAGATGAATGGCAGTCTGATCATAGGAACCAGTGAGGCTGCGCCAATAATCACTGTTGTCCGGGTGGGCCTCGGCCAACTCCTTGCGGATCGTCAGCGCCTGGCGGTCCGCGACGATCGCTTGCTCAAGTAGACCAAGCCTCGCCCGGATATTGCCGACCCGATCGGCGGCGTCGGCGGCGCCATGCCGGATCGCGGGATCGGCTCCATCCCGAGCGGCGAAGCCCTCGTAGAACATCAGCGCCTTCTCAAGAAACTTCCTCTGCAAGGGATTGAGCTCCGGCTTGCCGCCGAGCCACTCCTCCGCCACTTCGGTGTACATCTCGTCCACAGCCTGGCGCGCCGTCGCCAAGGCCCCCTCGGTGTCTCGCCGGGCCTGATTCGCACGGATCGCCTGCCACGTGCTGACCGCGCCGCCCGAAATCAAGA
It encodes the following:
- a CDS encoding serine/threonine-protein kinase, producing MDRTARNADELFFAALEIDDPEARESFLVASCGPDAGLRDRVERLLAANSRVGHFLEPRAAVATIADSGAPLVEGPGTVIGPYKLLEAIGEGGMGVVYMAEQVEPVRRKVALKVVKPGMDSRRVLARFEAERQALAMMDHPNIAKVLDAGSTDSGHPYFVMELVKGVPITDYSDREQLSIPERLDLFVLVCRAVQHAHQKGIIHRDLKPSNILVTIIDGAPVPKVIDFGVAKATGDLLTDKTLFTGFAQLIGTPLYMSPEQAQLTGVDVDTRSDIYSMGVLLYELLTGTTPFDEETLRKAAFDEMRRIIREEEPPKPSTRLSVLGELLTTTSAKRKADPRRLGQSLRGELDWIVMKALEKDRRRRYETANDFAADVMRHLADQPVEACPPSAFYRLKKFSRRNRVALATSGVIAAVLISGGAVSTWQAIRANQARRDTEGALATARQAVDEMYTEVAEEWLGGKPELNPLQRKFLEKALMFYEGFAARDGADPAIRHGAADAADRVGNIRARLGLLEQAIVADRQALTIRKELAEAHPDNSDYWRSLTGSYDQTAIHLSYLGKRREAEQEHNNAIESIERILQNDPTSTVDRNRLGMALINQGITLAELGRNREAEQVLQRSCDHFERLTKEDPGSAASYQNNRSFALSNLAGVWREAGRFTEAEAGFKKVLEIQQRERVPDVSPGGQAFIGSQLMSLAAVYSGTRRHQDALDTYRQAINTYEKVVAGHPERHATRHKLILCRTNQTMLLMGLDRRREAEEAIQRFLPEAEKLVEDYPAFAQYREAAATVHFLMADLHSASSEEHSDDPALAQTLARRAVELAPESGMARQSLGWALYRTGDWKGCVESFKKDGEKATDFFLAMAYWRLGDKAKAREVFDRSSTWLVGYEQRWTRNPNVYPIPSMQRRVRAEAAALMGLDAATPPEAVAAPK